The genome window TGCCGCGCTGGAGGTGCCGGAGGTGGACGAGGACGACCCGGCGGTGGTGCTCTTCACCAGCGGCACCTCCGGGCGTCCGAAAGGCGCCACGCACTCGCACCGCAATGTGATCGCGGCGCTGTGGTTCCACCTGCTCAACGACGCCGTGGCGACCGAGATGGGCTTCCCGCCCCGCGACCGACGCTTCCTCCTGGCGACGCCGCTGTTCCACATCGCGGCCCTGCACAACCTCTCGGTCGTGCGGCTGGCCGTCGGTGACACCGCGGTCGTCCACCTCGGGCGGTTCGACATCGACGAGGTGCTGGCCCTGATCGAGCGCGAGCGGGTCACCAACTGGGGCGCGGTGCCCACGATGCTCACCCGGCTGGTCGAACGGGCCGAGTCGCGCGGCCTCGACGACGTCGACCTGAGCTCCCTGCGGACCGTCTCCGTCAACAGCGCACCCTCCTCCGGGACGTTGAAGGAGCGGCTGCGCGCAGTGCTGCCCACCGCCGCCCGGTCGCTCGGCACGTCCTACGGACTGACCGAGTCGTCGACGGCGGCGACCCTCGCCTCGGCCGCCGACCTCGAGGCCGACGCCGAGACCGTCGGCAGGCCCGTGCCCACGATGGAGGTCGACGTGCGCGACGGCGAGGTCTGGCTCCGCGGCGCGCAGATGATGCTCGGCTACTGGGGCGACCCCGTCGCGACCGCGGACTCCTTCGCGCCCGACGGCTGGTTCCGCACCGGCGACCTCGGCGCGATCGTGGAGACGGGCCCGATGGCCGGCCACCTGCACCTCGTCAGCCGCCGGTCGGACCTGATCCTGCGGGGCGGGGAGAACGTCTACCCCGCGGAGGTCGAGGCTCAGCTCGAGTCACATCCGGGTGTGCGCGAGTGCGCGGTGGTCGGCGTACCGGACGAGGATCTGGGGCAGGCGGTCGCCGCCGTCATCGTCCTCCAGGAGGGCTGCTCGCTCACCGCCGACGACCTGCTCGACCACCTGCGGCCGCGGCTCGCGCGCTACAAACTCCCGAACCACTGGGCGATCGGCCACACCCTGCTGCCGCGCAACGCGACGGGCAAGGTGAGTCGCCGCGACATCGTGGTGTGAGGGTCTGCGTGACGGGCTGGTCGATAAGCCGGATCCTGTCGTTGGACGATCATCCATCTCGGCCTGCGATTGCTCGCAGGCTCCAGCAACCTACCCGTGCTCTCAGCGGGCCGCCTCGGTGAGCACTGTCTGGTCTTGCTCCAGGTGGGGTTTACCTAGCCGGTCCGGTCACCCGATCCGCTGGTGAGCTCTTACCTCACCGTTTCACCCTTACCTTCCGACGTACGCCGGGAGGCGGTCTCTTCTCTGTGGCACTGTCCCGCGGGTCACCCCGGGTGGTCGTTAGCCACCACCTTGCCCTGTGGAGTCCGGACTTTCCTCGACGTCTTCCCGGAGGGAGGACGACGCGATCGCCTGGCCAACCCGTCACGCGGGGACGAGGTTACCGCAGCGGGTTTGGTGATCCGGCCAGACATGGGATCCTTTCTCCAGGAAACCGGAAGTCGTGGGGGGTGAGCGGAGATGTGGGGTGAGCGCCTCGACCTCGTCGACCCCGCCTCCACTCGGTCGCTCCATGCCGCGGCAGCGGTCGGCACGGCCCTGATGGTCAGTGTCCTCTACCTCGCCAGCACGTTCACGGGTGAGGCGGACGCGACGTGGGGCTTCTACGTCGGCCACCTCGTCGTCGTCCTGGTCCTCTGGCTGGTGCTGCAGCGGACTGATGCCCGGATATGGCTCCTGTGCTGGCCATCCTTGGTCATCCTCGGCCTCTGGGCCGCTTCGCAGGTGGCACCGCAGAGCGCGACGCTGGCGACGGGGGCGCCGGTCATAGCCTTCCTGTTCATCGGCCTGACACAGCGTCGCTGGACGTCACTGCCGTTTCTCGCGCCCTCGGCCGCCGCCTTCTGGGTCGTGCTCCGTGCCTATCCGCACCCACAGACGGGGATCCGGGTCACCCTCGCGGTGCTGACCTGGGCCGCCGTCGCCGAGGTACCCGCCTGGCTCACCGACCGGCTGCACCGAGCGCAGCGCAGGGTGACGGAGATGGCCATGACGGACGAACTCACCGGCCTGCCGAACCGCCGGGCCTGGGAGGCTCGCCTCGCCGAGCTGGATGCGCAGGGCCCGGTCGCGGTGCTGCTGATCGACCTCGACCACTTCAAGCTCTACAACGACGAGCACGGGCACCTCGCCGGGGACCGTCTGCTGGCGGAGTTCGCCCAGAGCCTGGCCGGTGAGCTCAGAGCGACGGACTTCGTCGCGCGCTGGGGCGGTGAGGAGTTCGCCGTGGCGCTGCCGACGTGCTCCGCCGACGACGCGCTGCATGCCGCTCAGCGGATCGTCGATACCGTGCCGCAGGGCCAGAGCTGCTCGATCGGCGCGGCCATCCGGAGGCCCGGCGAGGGACTCGACTCGATGATGGAGCGCGTCGACACCGCGCTCTACCGCGCCAAGGCCACCGGCCGCAGTCGCGTCGTGGCGGCGTAGGAATCGCTCAGCGTCCGCCCGTGTTGTGTCGATGTGGACGACATGAAGATCCCGGCGCTGGTCTTTCCCGGCCAGGGGCCGGAGACGGCTTTCCGGACGGCGTACGACCTGCTGGGTCGGCGAGCGCCGAGTGAGGCGCTCGAGGTGCTCGAGCCTGCCCTGGCCGAGGACCCGACCAACCGCGGGCTGCGCCAGCTCAAGGCGTGGGCGCTGATGACGCGCGTCCAGCTGGCCAAGGCGGAGGAGCTCCTGCGTGAGCTCGTGGCCGAGAACCCCAGCGATGATTGGGCCCAGCATGCCCTCGGGCGTGTCCTCGAGCGTCAGAGCCGCCCCGCCGAGGCGCTGCCGCACCTCAAGCTCGCCGCGATCATGAGCGGCGACTACGACCACGAGGCCGCGGTCTACCGCGTCACCCGTGAGCTCGCACGACTCAACGGGTGACGCGGACCAGCTGGACGCGGACAAGCGCACCGCCGGTGAGCGTCACCGCCCGACGTCCCGCTGACGAGGGCGCCCGGAGTCGCAGGCGTACGACGCCCGTGCTCGACGCCCGGGCCGTCGTACGCCGGGTGCCCCAGGCCGCGACGACGAGCGAGCCGCGCGGGAAGCCGGAGGCTGTCAGCGTGACGAGCGCGCCATGGCGTACGGACGCGACGCGGCGCCCCTGTCGCCGGACGTCGACGGCCCGGGCGCTGCGCCTGGCGACCACGGTGTAGGTGGTCGAGCTGCTCCCGAACGCCGACCTGGCGCTGCACCGGGTGACCACCCGCGAGGGAACCGTGACCCGGCGCCGTGCGGCGCGGTCGCACGAGACCGTCCCGGAGGAGGCCGTCGGCGTCGGAACGGTGACGACCACCGACCGGGAGTCGGCGAGCACGCGCACGGTGCGGGAGCCGGCGAAGGTCGGCGGCGCGGCCACGGCGGGCTGGGCGCCCGACAGTGTCCTCGTCGTCTTCAGGATCCAGGGCGTCACGGTGGCGACGTCGGTGTAGTAGTTGTCGGTGCGGCAGGCATCGTCGCCCCATGAGGTGGTGCCGATGATGGTCCCGCGCGTGTCGACCGCCGGACCGCCTGAGTCACCGCTGCAGGTTCCGGTCGGACCGGGGCTGTAGAGCGAGCCGCGACTCGAGGCCGTGAGCTGCACCTGCACCTCCCGAAGCGTCGGGGAGGGGGTCGGGGAGGGATTCAGGAACGAGGTGCCTGACGTGGTGCCCCAACCGAGCGTGGTCGCGGTGACCGTGCCCGTGGGAGAGGCCACGGCGAGCGTGGGCAGCGTCCGCGTGGACGCGGGTGCGGCGAGGTGGAGGAGCCCCACGTCGTCCGCGGCGGTGAGCTCGACGGCGTCGGGGTCGTAGCCGGGATCCATCCGTACGGCGTCGACGGTGCCGAACGACACCATCTGGGCCTCGTTCGGCGACCCGCCCTTCACGGTGTAGGCGGCCGGGTCGGAGGTCTCGGCGGTGCAGTGCGCGGCGGTGAGGACCCATTGCGGCGCGATCAGGGAGCCGGTGCACTCGTACGTCTCCGTGCCGACGTCGATCGTCACCATGACGACCCACGGCCACGTGCTCGAGTAGCTCGAGGCGGAGACCTCGGTGCCACCGATGATCCGGGCCTCATCCCGCGCCGACGCCTGCCCGGCGGGTGAGAGGAGAGCGACCAGAAGCAGGCCGATCGCGCCGATACGACGCGTACTGCGAATGCTCACGCACGCAAGCTAGGACACGAACCTGAGAGCCCGCTCAGGCGAGCCGGGTGATCTCGACCTCGACGAACATCGACGAGGTCTCGGCGCCGGAGTAGATGCCCGACAGGGGCTTGGCATCGGTGTAGTCGCGGCCGGTGGCGACGGCGACGTAGGAGTCCTGCGGCTCGGTGCCGTTCGTCGGGTCGAAGGGCTTCCACCCATCGTCCCACCACTCGACCCACGCGTGGGACTCACCCGAGACTGTCGAACCGACCTCACCTCCCGTGTGGCAGTAGCCCGACACATAGCGCGCCGGAATCCCCAACGTGCGCAGGCCTCCGATGGCGAGGTGCACCATGTCCTGGCTGATCCCGGCGCGCTGCTCCCACGCCACGGCCGCCGAGTCCTGGACGTCCGTGGAGCCGGGGCGGTAGGTGACCTCGGAGCGGACCAGCTCACAGATGGCCTTCGCCGCCTCGCCGGGAGTGGGAAGGGAGTTCAGCTCCTTGACGCGGAGTGCGAACTCCTCGGGCGGGCTCACCAACTCGGGCATGACGAGGTACTCCACCCACCTGTCCGAGACGGCACGGTCGGTCAGGTCCCCCCAAGTGAGGGAGGGGCCGGCCGCGGCAGGACGGTTGACCTGCACGGTCGAGGTCGCGGTCACCCGCATCGACTCGTGCGGGTCGACCACCTCGAAGGCCGTCACTTGATTGCCGAAGTAGTCCCGGTACAGATGAGTCCACGGTTTCGGCGAGACCTCCACACGGTGGTGGACCACGATCTGCTCGGGCGTCGACAGGGGAGTCAGGCGCGCCTGGTTGTACGACGCCACCGCCCGCCCGTCGTACTCGAAGCCGGTCGTGTGGACGATCCTCAGTGTCATCTGGCTCATCGTCATGCCCCCAGCCATGCCATGGCCGCAGGCCCGGCGAAGTAGCGGTTGTCGATCGCTGCGGTCGCGGTGGCACAGGTTCGCTGGAGCGCCTCCATCTCGTCGGGCAGGTTGGCCATCAGGTCGCTGAGCGTGCGGAACTCGAGCTCGGCCTTCATCCGGCCGATCAGCCGCTGTGCCTCGTTCTGGAAGCCGGTGCGCCGGGCGGCCGGCTCCAGATTGTCGAGGCACTCCTCGGCGCGGGTGAGGGAGTAGATGACGGATCTGGGAAAGAGGCGGTCCAGGAGCAGGAACTCCGCCGCGGCCCGTTCACTCTCGACTCCCTTGTTGGTCCGGAGGAAGGACTCATAGCCGCCGCAGGCGCGCAGCGCCGACGTCCAGCTCGCGCCGGAGGCGCCGGCCGAGAGACCGGCTGTCGCGACCAGTCGTGACGTCATGTCGGCCCGCTCGAGGCAGCGGCCGAGGACGAGGAAGTGGTAGCCCTCGTCACGCAGCATCGTGGCCGCCGCGGTGCCGTCGATGAGCGCGGCCCGCTCGCGGGCCCACTGGAAGATCGCCGGCGGACGCATCCGGGAGAGCTGCCCCGTCGGGATCGCCCGGTAGGCCGTGTTGAGCGCCTCCCACAGCGGCACCGACAGCGTCTCCCGCGCACCGCGGGCGGACTCGCGGGCGGCGTTGAGGCAGAAGGCGATCGACGCCGTCGACGCGGTGTCGTAGGCCAGCAGGTGCTGGACGGTCGTGAGGTTGAGCGGTCCCTCGGGCGCCTCCTCAATGCCCATGATCGAGAGCAGTGCGCGGCAGGCGGGCTCCTCCTCGACGGCGGCGTCCTCCAGCACGAGTTGGGTCTGCACGTCGAGGATGCGGGCGGTGTCCTCCATCCGCTCGATATACCGCCCGATCCAGAAGATCGACTCGGCGATCCGGCTCAGCATCACGCCCCCTGACTCTGCGACTGGCTCGACTGCGACTGTGTCTGGGTCTGCACCGGTGGTAGGTCCTCGACGGTCGGCAACGGCCCGGCGAGGACCCAGGTGTCCTTCGACCCGCCGCCACGGGAGCTGTTGACGATCAGCTCGCCCTCGGCGAGGGCCACACGCGTGAGCCCACCGGGCAGGACCGAGACCTTCGAGCCGTCGTTGACGGCGAACGGCCGCAGGTCGACGTGCCGCCCACCGAAGAGCGCGCCCGTGGAGTCGTTGCCGTCCGTGTACGTCGGCACGGTGGAGAGCTGCACGACCGGCTGGGCGATCCAGCCGCGTGGGTCCTCGTGGAGCTTCACCCGCAGCTCGTCCAGCTCAGTGCGAGAGGCGACCGGGCCGATCACGATGCCCTTGCCGCCGGAGCCGTCGACGGGTTTCAGCACCAGCTCGTCGAGCCGGTCCATGACCTCGGTGAAGGAGTCGCGGTCCTCCATGCGCCAGGTGTCGACGTTGCGGAGCAGCGGCTCCTCGGACAGGTAGTAGCGGATCAGGTCGGGCAGGTAGGTGTAGACGAGCTTGTCGTCGGCCACGCCGTTGCCGACCGCGTTGGCCAGCGTCACGTTGCCGGCCCGCGCCGCGTCGATGAGTCCGGGCACGCCGAGCATCGAGTCGGCCCGGAAGTGCACCGGGTCGAGGAACTCGTCGTCGAGCCGGCGGTAGATGACGTGCACGGGGGCCAGACCCTTCGTCGTACGCATCATCACGCGGCCCTGTCGGCAGATGAGGTCGCGCCCCTCGACCAGCTCCACCCCCATCGTGCGGGCGAGCAGGGTGTGCTCGAAGTAGGCGCCGTTGTAACGGCCCGGGGTGAGCACGACGACGGTCGGGTCGGGGATGCCGGCGGGCGCGGCGGCGCGCAGCGCGGTGAGGAGCTTCTGCGGGTAGCCGGCGACCGGACGGATCCGGTGCTCGGCGATCGCCTCGGGCAGCGCGGCGGAGATCGCGCGACGGTTCGTCATCACGTAGCTCACGCCGGAGGGGACGCGGACGTTGTCCTCGAGCACGCGGAAGTCACCGGCGTTGTCGCGGATCAGGTCGATGCCGGAGACGTGCACTCGCACGCCGTTCGGCGGTCGGATCCCTGCTGCGGCACGGTGATAGTGCGTCGACGTCGTGATCACCTCGCGTGGGATCACGCCGTCGTCGAAGACCGCGCCGGCGTCGTACACGTCGGCCAGGAACATCTCGAGGACCTTCACCCGCTGCTGGACGCCCGCGTCGATGGTCGCCCAGGCGTCGGCCTCGATGATGCGCGGGATGATGTCGATCGGGAACGCGCGCTCCTCGCCACCGATGTCGAAGGTGACGCCCTGGTCCAAGTAGTTGGCCGACAGTGTCTCCACGCGGCTGGCCAGGTCCGCGGGCGTCAGCTTCTCGAGCGTCGCCGCCAGTTGCTGGTACGCCGGCCGCGGCTCGCCCGTGGAGAACATCTCGTCATACGCCGGATCACGGATGACGTAGCCGTCGAACATGCTCATGCGGCCGCTGCCTTGAGGTGCGCCATGTTCGGACACTAGCGGGAACCGTGTAACAGCGTTGTTGCATGGAACGACGCGCTAGGTTCGAGTGGTGGACGAGTACTGGTTCTGCCTCAAACACCACACCGTCGAGCCGCGCGAGGGTTGCAAGAACGCCGATCGCCTCGGGCCCTATCCCTCTGCCGAGGCCGCGTCCCACGCGCTCGAGAAGGTGGAGCAGAACAACGAGAAGTGGGACGAGGAGGACCGGGAGTGGAACGAGGGCCCGGGCCCGACCGAGTCCGGCCACGACGGCTGACTCCTAGAGCCAGCCGTTCCCCTCGGCGATGAGCACCGCCTCCGCGCGGTTGCCGGTCCCGGTCTTGCCGATCGCCGACGACAGGTGGTTGCGCACGGTGCCCTCTGACAGGAAGAGCCGCCCCGCGATCGCGGCGACGCTCGAGCCGTCGCGCGCGGCCTGCAGCACCTCGGTCTCGCGCTGGGTGAGGGGTGACTCGCCGGCGATCAGGCTGTCGGTCGCGAGCTGGGGGTCGACGACGCGCAGGCCGGCGTGGACCCGGCGTACGGCCTCGGCGAGCTGGGCCGCGGGCGTGTCCTTGACGACGAACCCGCTCGCGCCGGCCTGCATCGCACGGCGCAGGAAGCCGGGCCGGCCGAAGGTCGTGACGATCAGGACCCGGGTGTCGGGCGCGGCCGCGCGGACCTCCGCCGTGGCGGCGATGCCGTCCATCTGCGGCATCTCGACGTCGAGGAGCGCGACGTCCGGCTTCTGTGCGAGCACCGCCGGCAGGACGGCGGCACCGTCCCCGACCTCCGCGACGACCTCGAGGTCGGGCTCCAGACTGAGCAGCGCTGCCAGCGCTCCACGGACGAGCGCCTGGTCGTCGGCGAGGAGGATGCGGATCGGGGCGCTCATCGGACCGCAACCCTGAGCGAGAAGCCGGGGGAGAGCGTCCGCGTCTCGAGCGTCGCGCCCTCGGCGCTCGCCCGCTCGCGGAGGCCCCTGAGGCCGTTGCCCGGTTCCGAGGCGGCGGCACGTCCGTCGTCGCGCACCTCGGCGCTGGTCGGCGTCAGCACGATCTCGCAGGCGGTGGCGTGGGAGTGGCGGATCACGTTCGTCACGCCCTCACGCACGGTCCAGGCGAAGAGGTCCCGCAGCTCCGTCGGTACGTCGTCAGTCGACTGGGGCAGCCGGGGAGTGATCTCCGCGGCCTCGAGGGCTGTCCGCGCCCGGGCGAGCTCGCCGGGCAGGGTCATCTCGCGGTAGCCCTCTACCGCGCGGCGCACGTCGGCGAGCGCATCCCGGGAGAGCCGCTCGAGGTCGGCCACCTCGGCCCGCGCGCGCTCCGGGTCGACGTCGAAGAGGCGCTGGGCCAGCTCGGCCTTGACGGTGATCACGGTGAGGGAGTGCCCGAGGATGTCGTGCAGATCCCGCGCGAAGCGGTTGCGCTCGTTGTCGACGAGCAGCTGGGCATTGTCCTGCTCGGCCTGGATCAGCTCGACGTTGCGTCGCAGCACCGTCTTGAAGCCGAAGACCGCCAACGAGCCTGCGATGACGCCGAAGGCGCTCCCCACCTGGTCGTGCCAGCCCGGCACCGCGCCGCAGGCCAGGACCGCCCCGACGACCACCGCCACCAGCGGCAGGCCGAAGCGCAGCGGGAGCAGCAGGATCGCCGACACCGCGACGAAGGGCGCGGTCGCCGTGCCGCTGTCACCGACCGAGGCCGTGATGAGGGCGCCGAGCAGGAGGAGCGAGAGGACGTACGAGACGCCGGCCGTCATCGGGATGGCCGGACCGAGCCCGCGCAGCGAGTCGCGAGCCGACATGAAGACCCGCAGGTAGACGATCGTGAAGACGACGACCAGCACCATGCCGGCGATGCCGCGGCCGTCGTGGTGGTCGGCCCAGCGGTTCCAGCCCTCGACGAAGGGGCTGATCAGGAAGAGCAGCCAGAGCGTGGCGATCCACGGCCCGGCGACGCGCAGCCGGTTGTTCTGGCCGACGACGTCAGACACGAGCCGTGTCCTTGCTCATCCGCCACGCAGCGCCGGCGATGAAGATCGCGAGCCACGCCACCGCGTTGACGATCGCGAACCACGGCAGGTCGTGCGTCAGTGGGGCCCGGACGATCTGCGCGACGCCGTACATCGGCGTCCAGTAGGCGATGTGGCGGACCACGTCGGCGTAGGTGTCGAGCGGGATGAAGAGGCCGCCGAGGAAGGAGAGCAGCGCCAGTCCCGGGCCGAGGATCTGCATGGCGTTCTCGCCGGGGACGATGTAGCCGACGAAGACGCCGAGCGCGGCGAAGGTGAGGGTGCACGCGAGGGCGACGAAGGCGCTGACGATCCAGATGTGGAGCGGCATCTCGGCCTTGCCCATCCAGATGCCGACCACGTTGACCGCCGCGATCGCGAGCCCACCCATGAAGAGCGCGATCAGTGCCTTCATCAGGATGTAGGCGACCGGGTTGAGCGGAGTGAGCCTCAGCTGTCGCGACCAGCCGGTGGAGCGCTCGAGGGCCACCATCGAGCCGGTGGCGGCCGAGGTCAGTGCGGCGCCGTAGAGCGCCATGCTGACCAGGATGTAGGCCGCCACGTTGCCCGAACCGGCTCGCTCCTCCCATCCCTTCTGGCCACCGAAGCTCAACGCGAGGGCGGCCGGCAGGACGAGGGTGAAGACGATAGTGCGGCGGTTGCGGAGCATCCGGGAGAGCTCGATCCGCAGCACCCGCAGGTTGAAGCCGCCGAGTGGCGGCACCCGCCGGGCCCGGACGTCGATGCTCATCAGTGCTCTCCCGTCAGGGCGAGGAACGCGTCCTCGAGGTTCTTGCTGGTGATCTCCAGGTCCCGTGCGGGTGTCTGGGAGAGGAGGTAGCGCGCGTCGGCGTCGCTGTCCTTCGTGTGGACGAGGACCTGGTCTCCTCTCATCTCGACCTGGTCCACGCCACCCAGCGACTGCAGCGCGGCGACGTCGGGTGTCGCCCACGTCGCACGCACCGTCCGGCCGGAGGCCAGAGCCCGGATCTCGGCTCCGGTTCCGTCGGCGACGATGGTGCCCTTGGAGATGAGCACGATCCGGTCGGCGTACTGGTCGGCCTCCTCGAGGTAGTGCGTCGCGAAGAGCACGGTCCGCCCGCGGCCGGCATCGGTGCGGATCGAGTTCCAGAACGTACGCCGACCCTCGACGTCCATCCCCGTGGTGGGCTCATCGAGCAGCAGCAGGGCGGGATCCGGAAGCAGTGCCATCGCGAAGCGGAGCCGCTGCTGCTCACCGCCCGAGCACTTGCCGACCCTGCGCCCGGCGATGCCGGAGATCCCCGCGCTCGCGAGTGCCTGGTCGACGGGCATGGTGTCGGCGAAGAGCGACGCGGTGTACTCGACCGTCTCCCGGACAGTGAGGTCCTTGAGCAGCCCACCGGTCTGCATCACCGCCGAGACCAGGCCGCGGGCGATCGCGTCGCGAGGCGTCAGGCCAAGGACCTCGGCGGTGCCGCTCGTCGGCTTCGAGAGGCCCAGGATCATGTCGATCGTCGTGGTCTTGCCGGCACCGTTCGGGCCGAGGAAGGCGACGACCTCGCCCTGGCCGAGCTCGAGGTCGATGCCCTTGACGGCCTGGACGGTGCCGAAGGACTTCGTCACGCCGTTCAGGCGGACTGCAGCCGGCTTCGCCGCCGGTGTCGTGAGGCTCATGGATTCAGCATGGCGAACCGACGTCGCCTCCGCCTCCGTTACGGCTCACGACCCGGCCGTGACATCTGTCAGCGGTGTGGCGTCACCCGCAGCAGCACGTCGCGACCGTCCCCGTTGTCGGTGGTGACCAGGAGATTCCCTTGGCGGTCCACGGCGGCGGTGCGGATCCGTCCGTACGTCGTCAGGACGTTGCTCCGCGCGACGAGGCGGCCGTGCGCGTCGAACCTCAACAGCATCAGCTCGGTGCCCTTGAGTACGCCGACGGCCAGTGCGCCGGCGTACGCACCCCACTTCTTCGTGTTCGGGACGAAGGTGGCCCCGCTGGTGGCGATGGTCGACCTGCCCGAGGACCAGCGGGCCGCGATCTGCGTGCCCGGCAGCGACTGGTCGGTCATGGGGACCGACTCGTTGTAACCGGGCACCGGGTTGTAGCCGTAGTCGCCGCCCGGTGTCAGCAGGTTGACCTCGTCGTCGCGCGACGTCCCCTGCTCGACCGACCAGAGCGTCCCGTTGCTGCGCTGGGCCAGGCCCTGCACGTTGCGGTGGCCCCAGGTGTAGATGAGCCGGGTCCGGGCGTTGGAGCTGGACAGGAACGGGTTGCCCTTGGCGGGAGCACCCGTCATGCGGTTGAGCCGCAGCACCTTGCCACCCAGTGAGGTGAGGCTGTGCGGGTTGGTACCGGTCGCGGCATCGCCGGTGCCGACGAGCAGAGAGCCGTCGCGGGCGATGAGGAGCCGGCAGCCCCCGTGGCGGCCACTCCTGGACGGCAGGCCCGCCACCAGCGTGCGGACGGGTCGGGCCGAGGTGAGTCGCTTGCTGAGCTTCCACGCCACGACGCGGACGTCATGCCCGCCGGCGGTCCTCCAGCCCTGGCAGGTGTAGATCCGACGGTTCTTCCGGAAGCCGGGGTCGACCTCGAGCCCGAGCAGACCGGTCTCGCCGTTCGTCCAGATCCGGGCGCCCCTGAGACGGACCGCGTGTCGGTGACCGCTGCGGACGAGGTCGAGACGTGCGCGGGTCCGCTCGGTGACGAGGAGGCCTCGCCTGCCGGGCAGGGTCGCGACGTCCCACGGATGGTCGAGCCCCGAGGCGACGACCCGCACGCTGAGGCGGGGGGCCGAGGCGTCAGCCGGTCCACCGGGGAGCACGACGACCAACGAACCGAGAAGGAGCAGCGCGAGGAGGCGGCACATGAGGATTGCCTACCCGCCGCACTGTCCGTCCAACCCTGACCGGGCGTCGGTTCTCGCTAGCATCTGCGGCACGTGGTCGTCAGGGCCGGAGAGCAGCGGGGGTGAGGCATGACAGAGCCGGTCGGTGGCGTGCGTGCCCGCTGGAAGGTGACCCTCGCGCGCAGTGTCGTCGTCACGGACCTGGTGATGCTGATGACTGCGACCGTCATCGCCTGGCTCCTCCGCTTCGGCCCTCACGGTCAGGACGCACTCAACGGTGCGGGCAACCACGGTCACCTGCTGGTGTCGTTCGTGCTCGCGTTCGGCTGGTGGCTCCTGCTCGGTGCCTACAGCACCCGTGATCCTGACGCGGGTCTCACGATCGGGGCCGAGTTCGGGCGGCTGATCCGTGGATCCTTCGCCGCCTTCGGCGGGCTCGGCGTCATCTCGGTCCTCTTCGTGCTCAACGTCTCGCGCAGCTACCTGCTGCTGGCGTTCCTCCTCGGCTTCGCACTGGTGTTCCTCGGGCGCTGCTGGTGGCGGCTCCGGGTGCAGCAGCTGCGGGGCCGTGGCGAGCACCAGTCGCTGGTGCTGATCGTGGGCACCCTGCGCTCGTCCCGTCGTATCGCCCGTTGGTTCTACAGCGACCCCAACTGCGCCTACCGCGTGACCGGCGTCCATGTGGTGGACGACGTCGCCGACCACGAGTCGCTGCTGTGGCGCACACCGGAGGACCGGTGGGATCCGATCCCGGTACTCGGCGCCACCCACACGCTGGCGGACGCGCTGGAGCGCAGCGGTGCCGACACGGTCATCGTCAACGACTCCGAGCAGCTCGGTCCCGACGGCCTCAACGAGCTGGCCTGGCAGCTCGAGGGCCGCAACGTCGCGCTGATGGTGTCCCCGAACGTCGTCGGTGTCGCGCAGCCGCGACTGCACCTGCTCGACGTCTCCGGAGTGCCCTTCGTCCTCGTCGAGAAGCCGCAGTACGCCGGCGCGAACCGCCTGGCCAAGGCGGTCTTCGACCGCGTGGTCGCCTCCCTGCTGCTGCTGCTCGTCGCGCCAGCGATGGTCACAGCCGCCCTGGCGATCCGTCTCGGCGGCCGCGGGCCGATCCTCGCCCGCGAGACGCGGATCGGACAAGGTGGCCGTCCGTTCGCGATGTACCGCTTCCGCACCCTTCCTGTCGGTGTGGTGCCCGACGAGCCGGAGGCGCTCGCCTCAGCGCGGATCGTGGCCGGAGATGACGTCGGTGCGCCGAAGCCGACCCGCGTGGGTGCGGTACTGCGGCGCTACGCCATC of Nocardioides sp. Kera G14 contains these proteins:
- a CDS encoding class I adenylate-forming enzyme family protein — protein: MSPTRDEVVARLTAAGEPFEIAREDVRGQQLEVFVRRHRSLGEILLASARFGDRDYLVSTEERITFADHERMVAALAAALREEYAVGPGDRVAICAANCPRWVVAFWAVIAVGGVAVGMNSMWASEEMRHGIELASPVVVIADAARREVLEEAGVPGVPVIDLDLEVPALIARHGDAALEVPEVDEDDPAVVLFTSGTSGRPKGATHSHRNVIAALWFHLLNDAVATEMGFPPRDRRFLLATPLFHIAALHNLSVVRLAVGDTAVVHLGRFDIDEVLALIERERVTNWGAVPTMLTRLVERAESRGLDDVDLSSLRTVSVNSAPSSGTLKERLRAVLPTAARSLGTSYGLTESSTAATLASAADLEADAETVGRPVPTMEVDVRDGEVWLRGAQMMLGYWGDPVATADSFAPDGWFRTGDLGAIVETGPMAGHLHLVSRRSDLILRGGENVYPAEVEAQLESHPGVRECAVVGVPDEDLGQAVAAVIVLQEGCSLTADDLLDHLRPRLARYKLPNHWAIGHTLLPRNATGKVSRRDIVV
- a CDS encoding sensor domain-containing diguanylate cyclase translates to MWGERLDLVDPASTRSLHAAAAVGTALMVSVLYLASTFTGEADATWGFYVGHLVVVLVLWLVLQRTDARIWLLCWPSLVILGLWAASQVAPQSATLATGAPVIAFLFIGLTQRRWTSLPFLAPSAAAFWVVLRAYPHPQTGIRVTLAVLTWAAVAEVPAWLTDRLHRAQRRVTEMAMTDELTGLPNRRAWEARLAELDAQGPVAVLLIDLDHFKLYNDEHGHLAGDRLLAEFAQSLAGELRATDFVARWGGEEFAVALPTCSADDALHAAQRIVDTVPQGQSCSIGAAIRRPGEGLDSMMERVDTALYRAKATGRSRVVAA
- a CDS encoding tetratricopeptide repeat protein; this encodes MKIPALVFPGQGPETAFRTAYDLLGRRAPSEALEVLEPALAEDPTNRGLRQLKAWALMTRVQLAKAEELLRELVAENPSDDWAQHALGRVLERQSRPAEALPHLKLAAIMSGDYDHEAAVYRVTRELARLNG
- a CDS encoding S1 family peptidase; protein product: MSIRSTRRIGAIGLLLVALLSPAGQASARDEARIIGGTEVSASSYSSTWPWVVMVTIDVGTETYECTGSLIAPQWVLTAAHCTAETSDPAAYTVKGGSPNEAQMVSFGTVDAVRMDPGYDPDAVELTAADDVGLLHLAAPASTRTLPTLAVASPTGTVTATTLGWGTTSGTSFLNPSPTPSPTLREVQVQLTASSRGSLYSPGPTGTCSGDSGGPAVDTRGTIIGTTSWGDDACRTDNYYTDVATVTPWILKTTRTLSGAQPAVAAPPTFAGSRTVRVLADSRSVVVTVPTPTASSGTVSCDRAARRRVTVPSRVVTRCSARSAFGSSSTTYTVVARRSARAVDVRRQGRRVASVRHGALVTLTASGFPRGSLVVAAWGTRRTTARASSTGVVRLRLRAPSSAGRRAVTLTGGALVRVQLVRVTR
- a CDS encoding transglutaminase family protein translates to MTMSQMTLRIVHTTGFEYDGRAVASYNQARLTPLSTPEQIVVHHRVEVSPKPWTHLYRDYFGNQVTAFEVVDPHESMRVTATSTVQVNRPAAAGPSLTWGDLTDRAVSDRWVEYLVMPELVSPPEEFALRVKELNSLPTPGEAAKAICELVRSEVTYRPGSTDVQDSAAVAWEQRAGISQDMVHLAIGGLRTLGIPARYVSGYCHTGGEVGSTVSGESHAWVEWWDDGWKPFDPTNGTEPQDSYVAVATGRDYTDAKPLSGIYSGAETSSMFVEVEITRLA
- a CDS encoding alpha-E domain-containing protein — encoded protein: MLSRIAESIFWIGRYIERMEDTARILDVQTQLVLEDAAVEEEPACRALLSIMGIEEAPEGPLNLTTVQHLLAYDTASTASIAFCLNAARESARGARETLSVPLWEALNTAYRAIPTGQLSRMRPPAIFQWARERAALIDGTAAATMLRDEGYHFLVLGRCLERADMTSRLVATAGLSAGASGASWTSALRACGGYESFLRTNKGVESERAAAEFLLLDRLFPRSVIYSLTRAEECLDNLEPAARRTGFQNEAQRLIGRMKAELEFRTLSDLMANLPDEMEALQRTCATATAAIDNRYFAGPAAMAWLGA